In Oryza glaberrima chromosome 8, OglaRS2, whole genome shotgun sequence, the following are encoded in one genomic region:
- the LOC127782494 gene encoding putative receptor-like protein kinase At1g80870 gives MSFPSSICSYVSSPRLLYEPTQCPSISWSAGRTHHVPSPTSAMPSRLLQPLPPPPPPPPPPPLNRRHHHLLLAASATAATATALLLLLLLLLVALYLRSRRARRRSPTLPFSPTPAPARQLRRYSRRALRRATGGFHPSRLLGRGAASPVYLATFPDASLAAVKTCSSPHELHLLASLPESPRLVSLLGYSGPGGGGADDRPLLLVFEYLPHGSLQAALFGDARDGRFLDWPRRLAVIRDVARALAFLHAECQPPVVHGDLKPSNVLLDADFRAKLADFGLARFKTPDAIAASGAGADDFMSQELGEAGELFSTASAAGGGVKADAKDESGPAAAWGKEWWWKQDGSGELDSRDYVAEWIGSQICPARNPDWADDNEGDANDNNKNSPSGTDEHAVAASPEDKKDADCNGNAGGGDKKPEATKMREWWKEEFFEEMSKKGGSFDKRRGGGGGGGGKPWLRSISMNTGNGNANGDGGNNIEATSGLDISSFRRNRKRSRRRGRSVGSGDMHSGDFLSRELSTTTSMRGTVCYVAPECGGGPCEHGAELLEKADIYSFGVLALVILSGRRPLHILSSPMKLEKANLVSWCRQLARAGNVLELMDERLDGGYDKDQATLCVQLALLCLQRQPEQRPDSTDIVKILAGEMDLPPPPVDYSPSPRVRPFPRSSRRAQPPDATE, from the coding sequence ATGAGTTTCCCATCTTCAATTTGCAGCTATGTGAGCAGTCCCCGCCTACTATACGAGCCTACCCAGTGCCCCTCAATCAGCTGGTCGGCTGGTCGCACACACCACGTTCCTTCTCCCACCTCCGCCATGCCTTCCCGCCTTCTCCAgccactgccgcctccgccgcctccgccgccgcctcctcccctcaaccgccgccaccaccacctcctcctcgccgcctccgccaccgccgccacagccacagcgctgctgctgctcctgctcctgctgctcgtcGCGCTCTACctccggagccgccgcgcccgccgccgcagccccacGCTGCCGTtctcgccgacgccggcccCCGCGCGCCAGCTCCGCCGCTACTCccgccgcgcgctccgccgcgccaccggcggGTTCCACCCGTCCCGCCTCCTcgggcgcggcgccgcctcgccggtgtACCTCGCCACCTTCCCcgacgcgtcgctcgccgccgtgaAGACGTGCTCGTCCCCGCACGAGCTGCACCTCCTCGCGTCGCTGCCCGAGTCGCCGCGGCTCGTCTCCCTGCTCGGGTACtccggccccggcggcggcggcgctgacgaccgcccgctcctcctcgtcttcgaATACCTGCCGCACGGCTCGCTCCAGGCCGCGCTGTTCGGCGACGCCCGCGACGGGAGGTTCCTCGACTGGCCCCGGCGGCTCGCCGTCATCCGCGACGTGGCGCGCGCGCTCGCGTTCCTCCACGCCGAATGCCAGCCGCCGGTCGTGCACGGCGACCTCAAGCCCAGCAACGTGCTCCTCGATGCCGACTTCCGCGCCAAGCtcgccgacttcggcctcgcgCGCTTCAAGACccccgacgccatcgccgcctccggcgCTGGCGCGGATGACTTCATGAGCCAAGAACTCGGCGAGGCCGGGGAACTCTTCTccaccgcctctgccgccggcggcggcgtcaaggCGGACGCGAAGGACGAGTCCGGcccggctgccgcgtgggggaAGGAGTGGTGGTGGAAGcaggacggcagcggcgagctcGACTCCCGGGACTACGTCGCCGAGTGGATCGGCAGCCAAATCTGTCCGGCGAGAAACCCGGACTGGGCCGACGACAACGAAGGCGACGCCAACGATAACAACAAGAACTCGCCCTCCGGCACGGACGAGCACGCCGTGGCAGCCTCGCCGGAGGACAAGAAGGACGCCGACTGCAACGgcaatgccggcggcggcgacaagaaACCAGAGGCGACCAAGATGAGGGAGTGGTGGAAGGAGGAGTTCTTCGAGGAGATGAGCAAGAAGGGCGGCAGCTTCGACAAgcgtcggggcggcggcggtggcggcggcgggaagccgTGGCTCCGGTCGATCAGCATGAACACCGGCAACGGCAATgccaacggcgacggcggcaacaACATCGAGGCGACGAGCGGCCTGGACATCAGCAGCTTCAGGAGGAACCGGAAgcggagccggcggcgcgggcggtccGTGGGCAGCGGCGACATGCACAGCGGCGACTTCCTCAGCCGGGAGCTGAGCACGACGACGAGCATGCGCGGCACGGTGTGCTACGTCGCGCcggagtgcggcggcgggccgTGCGAGCACGGCGCCGAGCTGCTCGAGAAGGCCGACATCTACAGCTTCGGCGTGCTCGCCCTGGTCATCCTGTCCGGCCGGCGGCCGCTGCACATCCTCTCGTCGCCGATgaagctggagaaggccaaCCTGGTGAGCTGGTGCCGGCAGCTCGCGCGCGCCGGCAACGTGCTCGAGCTAATGGACGAGAGGCTGGACGGCGGCTACGACAAGGACCAGGCCACGCTCTGCGTGCAGCTCGCGCTGCTCTGCCTGCAGCGGCAGCCGGAGCAACGGCCGGACAGCACGGACATCGTCAAGATCCTCGCCGGCGAGATggacctgccgccgccgccggtggactactcgccgtcgccgcgcgtccGGCCGTTCCCGCGGTCGTCGCGTCGCGCGCAGCCGCCCGATGCCACCGAGTGA